The sequence AGGGCGGCGCGGGTAACGCTTTGTGGATGAGCAGGATCCAGTCCGAGTTCGACGCTAAATTCACCGGTCGGATGCTCGACAGATATGATTTTGGTGATGCCATCCGGGACGACAGCCAAGCCTTGGGCGACCGATCCTTCCAGTACGCAAGCGGTGGCCACGGTCACTGCGGCTAGTACGCCGATGGCGTCGTGACAGACGTGAGGAATGAAACAGCGGGTAATAATATTACCTGCGGCTTGTGGTAGGGCAAGCAGGCACATCTTTGGATAATTTTTTTTACTGACGTCGCCCAGTCCCATCATCGGGCCTGCCTGTAGCCGTAAGGCTTCTAGTTTTCCCTTCAGTTCGGTGTCGGCGTCTAGCTGTGCCACGGTCTCGTTACCACTGCGGTTGAGATCCGCAGCCCTTACCAGCACCATCGGCATGCCATTGTCAATCAGTGTCGCGTCGATGGTGAAAGGCGCAACGTTACTACCTTGCACGGCGATGGTGTCCAGTGCGCGTCCCGTTGGCAGCAACGCAGGGCATACTGAACCGGCTGTATCGAGGAAGTTAATAGTGACGGGTGCGGATGTACCGGGTACGCCGTCGATTCTGGCATCGCCGCCATATTGCATCCGACCGTTTGGTGTTTGGACTGTGATGTCGCATTGCATGCCGGTGTTCAGGGTCAACACTCTGACGGTCGTGGTGTCGCCTTGGGCAACGATGATGCCGCGCTCTAGCGCGAACGGGACAACGGCGGCCAGCATATTGCCGCAGTTAGGCGTGGTATCGACCGTGTTGTTGTCGGGCTGCAATTGCGCAAACAGGAATTCGAGGTCAACGCCGGGCTTGCTGCTGAGGCCTACGATGCCAGCTTTGCTGGTCAGCGGATGAGCCCCTCCCAGTCCATCAATCTGGCGGCGGTCCGGCGAACCCATGACGGCCAGCAATATGCTGTCGCGCAAGGCCCGATCCTGCGGCAAGTCGGAGTTGAGGAAGAATGGTCCGCGTGAGGTGCCACCACGCATCAGCATGCAAGGCACTGGAAGCAGATCAGATTCAGTGTTAAATGTGGTGGTCATGGTAAAAAGGTCATCTGACTTGAATGTGTCTAGTATCTGCAGGTAAGCGCGTCTTTTGGTTGCCTTATACCGTGATAAGCGTTCTAATTTGCTTATCAAGTTGTATCAGTGAGCGCGTCTTCAGCTATCCTCCTACTCCATGCCTATCCTGAACCTTCACCATCTTCATGTATTTAGCACCGTTGCTGCCACGGGAGGGATACGTCGCTCTGCGGACCTGTTGTATCGCGCGTCTTCTGCGGTGGGGAGATCGGTGGCGGCGCTGGAAAAACACCTTGAAATTCAGCTGTTTGAGCGCAAAGGAAACGGTATGCTATTGACGGCGGCCGGAGAAACCGTGCGCTTGCGGGCCCACATTATCGAGGCGGAGTTGCGCGATGTTCGCGATGACGCGGTGCGGTTTGCTGCGCGCGAAGGCGGCTTTGTTGGGAGCATGGAAGCACTGTTTAATGAGCGCCGCCTGCAGAGCGCGGTCCTGCTGGCTGACGTGCATCACATGCCAAGCGTGGCACGTGTGATGGGCATGTCGCAGTCGGCGATTAGCCAGGCGATAACAAAACTGGAGGACGCTCTTGGGCAGACGCTGTTCCGTCGTACCGCGCAAGGGATGATGCCTACTGACGCTGGAACACGCTGGATTTTACGATTCAATCGCGCGCTGGTGGAACTGGATCATATCGTTTCCGACGTTGCCGCGCTAAAGGGCGTGCTCGAAGGCGTCATCACGGTGGGTGCGCTTCCGCTTGCGCGCACGTTGGTGCTGCCCACTGCGATCACATCCATACTGAAAAAGTATCCGCAACTGCGGGTGCGTTCATTGGAAAGCACCTACGAAGAACTCACCGCAGGACTGCTTAGCGGTCGGGTTGATTTCATTATCGGCGCGCTACGAACCCCAACCGAGAACGGGCTGCAAGCATCGACCTTGCTGCAGGACGAGACGGCAGTGATTGCCCGAGCCGACCATCCGTTGGCATCAAAGTCTGTGCTGAGCTTTGATGATTTGCAACAGTACGCTTGGGTATTGTCCCGCGCCGGGACGCCGCTGCGAGCGTCGCTGGAACAATTTTTTCAAGACCACGGTAGAAAATCGCCACAACCCGCAGCAGAAACAGGAGACCTTGCCCTCCTTCGCGGACTGCTTGTGTCAAGCGATATGATCACTGTGCTGTCTGCCCATCAGCTGCATTATGAAATTACCACTGGGCAGTTGACGGTATTGCGGTTTCCAATGGATGGTCTCAACCGGCAAATTGGCGTGACAACGCGTGCTGGCGCGTACTTGTCTCCCGGTGCAAATGCGCTGCTGGCAGAACTTCAATCCGTGGCCAAAATCTGGCAATAGCGCATATTTTGACGGTCTCACCTCGATAAGATTTGTCATTGCACTTGAAGCAATAATTTCGCAGCGTGAGACGAAATACATCTATATTTAGTCAATGAATTGAAGTGGGCCACCTACCTCCAATAAGTAAGTTGCAACGCTCTCGAAGCTGAGAGCAATGCGACATATAGGCACTCTGCGTAGACTTCAATTATCAAGTTACTACATCTGCATGCCAGCAGTAACAGCGTCTTGGTGGCCCGCTACTGCGGTAATTAGCCCCATAAATTACAAAAACAATAATTGAATTTCTCTCAGGAGACGAAATGACTACTTCTCAAACGCTCGATGTTCGGGCTTATATTAATGACCGGAAAATGACCGGTTACCAATGGTTATTGCTTGGGCTTTGCTTTCTCATCGTGGCGACTGATGGTATGGATGTCGCCATCATGGGTTTTCTCGCACCGGGCATCACCAAAGAGTGGGGTATTGGCCGTGCGGTCTTTGGTCTTGTGATGAGCGCCGCCCCACTCGGGCTGGCTATCGGCGCATTGCTTGTCGGCCCGCTATCGGACCGATTCGGTCGCAAAAAACTATTAATGACCGCCGTGGCGTTGTTCAGTATATTCAGCATCCTTAGCGCCTACAGTACAGGCGTGACATCGTTATCCGTGCTGCGCTTTCTGACCGGACTTGGGTTAGGTGCGGCCATGCCGAGTACTACCACGCTGTTATCAGAGTATCTGCCCGAGCGGTCGCGCAGCACGTTGTTGGCGTTGATGTTCACCGGCTTTAATCTCGGTTCGGCACTGGTCGGGTTCGGTGCCGCGGCGTTGTTGCCGCATTACGGATGGCGTACGGTGTTGATGGTCGGCGGTGCGATTCCTCTGGCCTGTCTGCCATTTTATTTGTGGCTCATACCTGAATCAGCACGCTTTTTGGTGGTACGAAACTTTCCCAGTGACAAGATCGCGCGTACTCTACGAAGAGTTTGCGGTGGCAGCTTTTCCAGCGGCACGCGCTTCCTCCTGAATGAACCACCGGTGCAAAAAGGTATGCCTGTAAAAGCATTACTGTCGCCGTCCTATCGCAAGATGACGATCGCGCTATGGGTTACCTATTTCATGGGATTGCTGGTCATCTATCTTCTCAGCGGCTGGCTGCCGACGCTCATTAAAGATGCTGGCCTGCCAATCGAGCGTGCCGCTAATCTCACCGCACTGTTCCAGCTCGGTGGCACCGTAGGGGCTTTGGCCGTAGGTTACTACATGGACAAATTGACGCCGAACCGTGTTATTGCAACGGCATATATCGGCGGCGCGATATTCATTGTGCTGTTGGCTTCGGGTAGCGCCATCTCCAGCTTGTTCGGCGTCTACGTACTGCTTGCTGGCTTCTGCATGAGCGGCGCGCAGACCGGCATGAATGCTTTTGCACCGGCGTGCTATCCGACTGCGGTGAGAGCGACGGGCGTGAGCTGGATGTTGGGTATAGGCCGCTTTGGCAGCATCTCTGGCTCATTTGCCGGTGGTCTGATGCTATCGATGGGATGGGGATTCAGCGCGGTCATCGCTATTCTTGCAGTGCCCGCGATGATTGCAGCATTTTCAATTGTTTTCACCAGGTTTGCCCCCCGCGCCGCGAGCGCATAAGACATGTCGGATGAACGTTGAGCAGGTACGCCTCGCTCTCCGTTTGATCGGAAATTCCACTGGCACTGGCGCAATATGACTATCGCATTTTTCTTTCCACACATCATGTCCGTGCCTGCGCGCGGATTAGGAGCTCATTATGGCCAACATCATCGGCGCGATAGCGTCATCCCACACTCCCACGATTGGCTTTGCGCTGGATACCGGCAAACAACAGGACCCAGCTTGGGCGCCCATCTTCAAGGCTTACGAACCGGTCAGGCAATGGCTTTCAGAAAAAAAACCAGATGTGATTCTGATGATCTACAACGATCACGTCACCTCTTTCTTTTTCGATCATTATTCTGCGTTCGCGCTCGGCATCGGTGACTCCTGGCGGGTTGCAGATGAAGGCGGCGGTGCGCGTGCATTGCCGCCAGTGGACGGCCATCCCGCACTGTCGCGGCATATCGGTGCGTCGCTCATGGCCGACGAGTTCGATATGTCTTTTTTCCAGGATAAAGGGCTGGACCACGGCTGCTTTTCTCCGCTCTCTATTCTGTGGCCAAACACACCAAGCTGGCCCGGTGCCATCGTGCCACTGCAGGTGGGCGTGCTGCAATTCCCGGTGCCATCCGCACGCCGTTGTTACAAGCTGGGTAATGCGTTACGACGTGCAATTGAAAGCTATCCCGACGATATAAAGGTCGTACTGGTTGCCACCGGTGGACTATCTCACCAAGTACATGGTGAGCGCGCCGGATTTAACAATACCCCGTGGGACCACGAATTTCTGAACCTGATTGAAAACGACCCTGAGTCCCTCACCAACATGACCCATGCCGATTTTGCGCGGCTAGGCGGATTTGAAAGCGCCGAGGTCATCATGTGGTTGATCATGCGCGGCGCTATGTCAAGTCACATCAAGTGCCTGCATAAAGACTACTACCTGCCGTCCATGACCGGCATCGCCGTTGCGCTGTATGAGAACGATGCTACCGCGTCAGAGACTATCACTGCGCGCGCACGTGAAGAACACATGAACCACATGAATCATCAGCTAGCGGGTATCGAAAAACTACCAGGAACCTATCCTTTTAGCCTTGAGACCAGTGTCCGAACCTACCGCATAAACCAGTATCTCCATCAACTGGTAGAGCCAGAATTTCGGGTACGTTTTCTTGGCGATGCCGAAAGCACCTTTGAGGAAGCGGGGTTGACCGAGGTGGAGAGGAAGATGATTACTGAGCGCGACTGGCGGGCCATGATTCACTACGGCGTTATTTTCTTTTTGTTAGAAAAGCTAGGAGCAGTCGTCGGAGTGTCCAACCTGCATATTTATGCCGCCATGCGCGGCGAATCATTGGATACATTTCGCCAGACGCGCAATGCGCCAGGTGCACTGTATTCGGTGGCAGGAAAGGTAGATAAGGATTTAGCATGGAATAGCGAAATCAGGAAATGAATCGTCATAAAGTTGACTTGATATGTGATCGATAATTTGATTTTGTCGAGCAATCAACCTTATGAAACAGATTTTGGGTGGACTATAAGACTCACACCTAATTAGCCCTTTTATAGCAATTTCTGGCCGTCCGGCCGGAGTTCTCCTTGAGGAGAAACGTGCCGATACAACGTCTGCCGGGTAATTCCCATTTCGTCGCAAAGATCGCCTACGGTTGTCTCAGGCTGCCCCATGGCAGCCATTGCCAGACGCAGCTTGGCAGGTGTCATTTTGAATGGTCTCCCACCTTTTCGGCCCCGGGCGCGTGCCGAAGCCAGTCCGGCAATGGTACGTTCGGAAATGAGTTCTCGTTCGAACTCAGCCAACGCGGCGAAGATACCAAAGACCAGTTTGCCAGCGGCGGTCGTGGTATCTATTGCTACACCATCTCCGGATAACACCTTGAGTCCCACACCTCGACCGGTTAGATCATGCACCGTGTTGATGAGATGACGTAAATTCCGGCCGAGCCGATCCAGTTTCCACACCACCAAGGTATCGCCTTCGCGCAATGCTTTGAGGCACGCGGTGAGGCTGGGGCGATCTTCTCGTTTGCCAGAAGCTTGGTCTTCATAAAGATGTTTTGGATCGACGCCAGCAGCCACCATAGCATCGTGCTGCAAGTTGGTGTTCTGGGAGCCGTCCGCCTTTGATACGCGCATGTAGCCAACTAGCATATTTTTACCTGTCACTCACTTGTCACTTATACGGTCGATTATGTGACATTGTCCCGCAGTATTACTTCTTCAACAAAATTTGTCACTTAACCCGTTATTTATTGTATGACATACAAAGGGCTATAATCGATAAAAATGTGACACCAATTCGACCCATTCGACCCACGTTCTTATGATCATTTATTGTGCCTGTTAATTTTCTTACTCCTAGTCAGATTCGGAGCCATGGCCGTTACGATGGTCCGCCTACCGTAGACGAACTCTCACGCTATTTTCATCTGGACGACACCGATCATGCGTTAATCAATACGCGTCGGGAAAAACACACCAGGCTTGGATTTGCACTTCAACTCGCCACCGTCCGGTTTCTCGGTACCTTTCTCGATGATCCGGCGGACGTCCCCAACGAAGTTATCAGGATACTGAGCCAGCAACTGGCGATTGACGATGGCGATTACCTTTCAAAATACCGCAATAGTCGGCAACGCTGGGAACACGCGGCTGAAATACGCAGGCATTACGGTTACCGGGAATTTGCCGAGTATCCGGTTGGTTTCCGTCTGGGGCGATGGCTCTATGCCTTGTGCTGGACCGGAACCGATCGGCCGAGCGTGCTGTTCGAGCACGCCACTACTTGGCTATTGACCGGCAAGGTTCTACTGCCAGGCGCGACCGTGCTGGAACGTTTTATCGCGCGATTACGGCAGCGCGTGGAAACGCGGCTCTGGCGCATGTTGGCGCACGGACTGAGTCTCGAACAGCGTATGCGGTTAGATGACTTACTCACGGTTCCGGCAGGCAACCGCAATTCGACGCTTGACCGACTGCGTACCGGTCCGGTTATGGTCAGTGCCTCGGCGCTGGTGCGCGCTCTTTTGCGCATCGAGGCCATTCGTGCGTTAGAAATTAGGTTGCCGGGGACGGCAAAAATTCCGCCGAGTCGCATTGCCGCGTTGGCCCGCTTCGCCAACACATCGAAAGTCACGGTGGTGTCTAGACTGCCTGAGGCACGCCGCATGGCAACGCTGGTGGCTTTCGTTTATACGCTGGAAGCCACAGCGCAGGACGATGCGTTGGAAGTCATGGAAATATTGCTGCATCAGTTGTTCAGCGGCGCGATGAAAGTTGATCAAAAAGCGCGCCTGCGAAGTCTGAAAGATCTGGATGCGGCAGCGACGGTGTTGGCGCAGGCTTGTGCATTTCTGCTCGACGTCGAATTGCCCGATAAAAAGTTGCGCGCAACGGTGTTCGAGAAAATTCAACAGGAACGACTCGCTGAAGCTATGCAAAAGGTGAGCCCCTTAGTTCGGCCGCCACAAGACGTTTTTTATCGGGAACTACACGCCCGTTATCTTAGGGTGCGGCGGTTTTTGCCTTCGCTACTACAACATATACATGTTGGTGCCGGACCCGCCGGCCGCACTGTGCTGGAAGCCATCAAATATCTGCATGTGCATGAAATCGATCATAAACGGAAGATCGATCCTCCGATGGCGATCGTGACGAAAGCATGGTTACCGCATGTGATCCCGGGAGAGGGCCGACTGGATCAACGAGCGTATATGTTTTGTGCGCTTGATCAGTTGCGTTCTGCATTGCGGCGACGCGATGTATTTGCTGAGCCAAGTTGGCGCTACGCCGATCCGCGCAAAGGATTATTGTCAGACGCCGACTGGACGGCGACGCGACCGGTTATTTGCCGCACGCTCGGATTTTCTTCGGACGTCACACCGGTGCTGGCGGGCTTGGCGACAGAACTGGATCAAACGTATCGCGCTGTGGCGGCACGCCTGCCGGAAAATCCGGCTGTGCGCATTGTGTGCAATAACGAGCAACATGATCTCGTTCTGAGTCCGCTTGACAAGATCGAAGAGCCATCCTACTTGCTGGCATTGCGAGCAGAAGTGGCGGCGCGTCTGCCGCGTGTCGATGTGGCGGAAATTCTGCTTGAGATTGCCGCCCGTACCGATTTTGCGGAGGCGTTCACGCATGTGAGCGAACGCGAGGCGCGGGCGGCCGACTTGGTCACCAGTGTCTGCGCCGTATTACTGGCCGAATCGTGCAACACCGGATTTGAGCCTTTGGTGCGGCAAGATGTCGCGGCCCTGCGACGTGATCGACTGTCTTGGGTCAATCAAAATTACATTCGCGATGAAACGCTGATTGCCGTGAACATGCGTCTGGTGTCGGCGCAAAACAAGATCGGATTGGCGCATGCCTGCGGCGGAGGCGAAGTCGCTTCTGCTGATGGCATGCGTTTCGTAGTTCCGGTGCGCACCGTGCACGCCGGACCAAATCCCAAGTATTTTGGTATAGGCCGCGGCGTTACCTGGTACAATATGCTGTCCAGCCAATTTACTGGCTTGAATGCCATCACGGTACCCGGTACATTGCGCGATAGCCTGGTCTTACTAGCCGTCGTGCTGGAACAGCAAACCGAGCTGCAGCCGACCCACATCATGACCGACACGGGCGCTTATACGGACATCATCTTCGGTCTGTTTAGATTGCTGGGATATCGCTTCAGTCCTCGCCTTGCCAATGTCGGTGGCACGCGGTTTTGGCGCATCGACCCCGATGCCGATTACGGCCCGCTCGACAAGATTGCGAAACAACGGGTCAACATGGCACTGGTCGCTGAGCAATGGGACGATATTTTGCGCTTAATCGGTTCGCTGAAGTTAGGACGGATACCGGCTACAGGGATCATGCGCACGCTGCAGGTCGGCGACCGGCCTACGCGACTGGCCAAAGCCCTGGCAGAATTCGGACGTATTGAGAAATCGTTACACACACTGACCTTCATCGATGATGAAACCAAACGCCGTAATATTCTGATTCAGCTAAACCGTGGCGAAAGCCGCCACGCTCTTGCGCGGGCCATATTCCACGGAAAACGTGGCGAGTTGCATCAGCGTTATCGAGAAGGCCAGGAAGACCAACTGGGTGCTTTGGGGCTGGTCGCCAATGTCATAGTATTGTGGAATACCATTTATATGGAAGCGATTTTGAACAAACTACGCTGTGAAGGTTACGTGGTGATAGACGAAGATGTGGCGCGATTGTCACCCTTGATTCATGAGCATATCAACATGATGGGACGCTATTCTTTCGCGGTTCCAGAATCTGTGCTTCGCGGAGAATTGCGACCGCTTAGGTCGCCGGGCGATACGGATAGGGAGTCTATTCCGTAACCTTTTATATGAAAATTTTGTGGCTATCTAGTGTTTATATGACTTTTAGACTTAATCGCAGTTTCTGTTCCGTTGCTCCCCACACCCCTAATACCATTTTTACCGCTTCAGCTTTGTACTCGTCGCTGTATCTCTTTTGCGTTTTCATCCACACTCCTTTGAACTCAGTTTATCAAATTCGTGTGTCCGTTTTTTTCAGACTACCTCAGGTGGGCGAGTGCTGGTGGTCACATACACCACAAACAACCAAGCGGAGCTACGCTCCCGTTTTTCCGACCTTTACGGCACCAGCAGCGAGCATTTCGTCGTAAAGGGACTATTCTGTCAATGCCGGAGTAAAGATGTACCAAATGGCGCGTTAAAAGTGTACCAATCCGGGTTAATAAATAGAGCCGTTGAGGGCCTGAATTATTCTCTTTTCAATGCACATTTCTATACTCTGCAGAGTTGGGGTGGCGGGCGCAGCGCAGCGTAGCCCGTTCCCTCAAGACGTTGCTTTTACGGGTTGGCCCCTCCTTTTTCAGCAGTGCTGTTTGGTTTGACATTGCGCTGTTGCCGTTTCTTGCTGGTGGCCAATCGATACGATTCGCCGTTCATTTCCAGGATGTGGACGTGATGGGTAAGCCGGTCAAGCAAGGCGCCAGTCAGCCGCTCCGAACCGAGGACGCTGGTCCACTCGTCAAACGGTAAATTCGAGGTCACCAGCGTGGCACCGTGCTCATAGCGTCGGCTAAAGACCTCAAACAACAATTCCGCACCGACCGCTGTGAACGGCACATAGCCCAGTTCATCGATAATCAGTAACTTCACGTTAGTCAGTTGCTTTTGCAAGGCACGCAGTCGTTTCTCGTCACGCGCTTCCATCAGTTCATGGACCAGGGCGGCGGCCGTCGTAAAGGCAACGCTGTGTCCTTTCTGACAGGCAGCTAATCCTAGTGCCAGCGCAGTATGCGTCTTGCCAA is a genomic window of Glaciimonas sp. CA11.2 containing:
- a CDS encoding LysR family transcriptional regulator; the encoded protein is MPILNLHHLHVFSTVAATGGIRRSADLLYRASSAVGRSVAALEKHLEIQLFERKGNGMLLTAAGETVRLRAHIIEAELRDVRDDAVRFAAREGGFVGSMEALFNERRLQSAVLLADVHHMPSVARVMGMSQSAISQAITKLEDALGQTLFRRTAQGMMPTDAGTRWILRFNRALVELDHIVSDVAALKGVLEGVITVGALPLARTLVLPTAITSILKKYPQLRVRSLESTYEELTAGLLSGRVDFIIGALRTPTENGLQASTLLQDETAVIARADHPLASKSVLSFDDLQQYAWVLSRAGTPLRASLEQFFQDHGRKSPQPAAETGDLALLRGLLVSSDMITVLSAHQLHYEITTGQLTVLRFPMDGLNRQIGVTTRAGAYLSPGANALLAELQSVAKIWQ
- a CDS encoding recombinase family protein, with product MLVGYMRVSKADGSQNTNLQHDAMVAAGVDPKHLYEDQASGKREDRPSLTACLKALREGDTLVVWKLDRLGRNLRHLINTVHDLTGRGVGLKVLSGDGVAIDTTTAAGKLVFGIFAALAEFERELISERTIAGLASARARGRKGGRPFKMTPAKLRLAMAAMGQPETTVGDLCDEMGITRQTLYRHVSPQGELRPDGQKLL
- a CDS encoding ATP-binding protein; this encodes MDKRENVIALGPSGVGKTHTALALGLAACQKGHSVAFTTAAALVHELMEARDEKRLRALQKQLTNVKLLIIDELGYVPFTAVGAELLFEVFSRRYEHGATLVTSNLPFDEWTSVLGSERLTGALLDRLTHHVHILEMNGESYRLATSKKRQQRNVKPNSTAEKGGANP
- a CDS encoding MFS transporter; amino-acid sequence: MTTSQTLDVRAYINDRKMTGYQWLLLGLCFLIVATDGMDVAIMGFLAPGITKEWGIGRAVFGLVMSAAPLGLAIGALLVGPLSDRFGRKKLLMTAVALFSIFSILSAYSTGVTSLSVLRFLTGLGLGAAMPSTTTLLSEYLPERSRSTLLALMFTGFNLGSALVGFGAAALLPHYGWRTVLMVGGAIPLACLPFYLWLIPESARFLVVRNFPSDKIARTLRRVCGGSFSSGTRFLLNEPPVQKGMPVKALLSPSYRKMTIALWVTYFMGLLVIYLLSGWLPTLIKDAGLPIERAANLTALFQLGGTVGALAVGYYMDKLTPNRVIATAYIGGAIFIVLLASGSAISSLFGVYVLLAGFCMSGAQTGMNAFAPACYPTAVRATGVSWMLGIGRFGSISGSFAGGLMLSMGWGFSAVIAILAVPAMIAAFSIVFTRFAPRAASA
- a CDS encoding Tn3 family transposase, which encodes MPVNFLTPSQIRSHGRYDGPPTVDELSRYFHLDDTDHALINTRREKHTRLGFALQLATVRFLGTFLDDPADVPNEVIRILSQQLAIDDGDYLSKYRNSRQRWEHAAEIRRHYGYREFAEYPVGFRLGRWLYALCWTGTDRPSVLFEHATTWLLTGKVLLPGATVLERFIARLRQRVETRLWRMLAHGLSLEQRMRLDDLLTVPAGNRNSTLDRLRTGPVMVSASALVRALLRIEAIRALEIRLPGTAKIPPSRIAALARFANTSKVTVVSRLPEARRMATLVAFVYTLEATAQDDALEVMEILLHQLFSGAMKVDQKARLRSLKDLDAAATVLAQACAFLLDVELPDKKLRATVFEKIQQERLAEAMQKVSPLVRPPQDVFYRELHARYLRVRRFLPSLLQHIHVGAGPAGRTVLEAIKYLHVHEIDHKRKIDPPMAIVTKAWLPHVIPGEGRLDQRAYMFCALDQLRSALRRRDVFAEPSWRYADPRKGLLSDADWTATRPVICRTLGFSSDVTPVLAGLATELDQTYRAVAARLPENPAVRIVCNNEQHDLVLSPLDKIEEPSYLLALRAEVAARLPRVDVAEILLEIAARTDFAEAFTHVSEREARAADLVTSVCAVLLAESCNTGFEPLVRQDVAALRRDRLSWVNQNYIRDETLIAVNMRLVSAQNKIGLAHACGGGEVASADGMRFVVPVRTVHAGPNPKYFGIGRGVTWYNMLSSQFTGLNAITVPGTLRDSLVLLAVVLEQQTELQPTHIMTDTGAYTDIIFGLFRLLGYRFSPRLANVGGTRFWRIDPDADYGPLDKIAKQRVNMALVAEQWDDILRLIGSLKLGRIPATGIMRTLQVGDRPTRLAKALAEFGRIEKSLHTLTFIDDETKRRNILIQLNRGESRHALARAIFHGKRGELHQRYREGQEDQLGALGLVANVIVLWNTIYMEAILNKLRCEGYVVIDEDVARLSPLIHEHINMMGRYSFAVPESVLRGELRPLRSPGDTDRESIP
- a CDS encoding 4-oxalomesaconate tautomerase; translation: MTTTFNTESDLLPVPCMLMRGGTSRGPFFLNSDLPQDRALRDSILLAVMGSPDRRQIDGLGGAHPLTSKAGIVGLSSKPGVDLEFLFAQLQPDNNTVDTTPNCGNMLAAVVPFALERGIIVAQGDTTTVRVLTLNTGMQCDITVQTPNGRMQYGGDARIDGVPGTSAPVTINFLDTAGSVCPALLPTGRALDTIAVQGSNVAPFTIDATLIDNGMPMVLVRAADLNRSGNETVAQLDADTELKGKLEALRLQAGPMMGLGDVSKKNYPKMCLLALPQAAGNIITRCFIPHVCHDAIGVLAAVTVATACVLEGSVAQGLAVVPDGITKIISVEHPTGEFSVELGLDPAHPQSVTRAALLRTARLIMRGEVMIPASAWKGK
- a CDS encoding gallate dioxygenase, with amino-acid sequence MANIIGAIASSHTPTIGFALDTGKQQDPAWAPIFKAYEPVRQWLSEKKPDVILMIYNDHVTSFFFDHYSAFALGIGDSWRVADEGGGARALPPVDGHPALSRHIGASLMADEFDMSFFQDKGLDHGCFSPLSILWPNTPSWPGAIVPLQVGVLQFPVPSARRCYKLGNALRRAIESYPDDIKVVLVATGGLSHQVHGERAGFNNTPWDHEFLNLIENDPESLTNMTHADFARLGGFESAEVIMWLIMRGAMSSHIKCLHKDYYLPSMTGIAVALYENDATASETITARAREEHMNHMNHQLAGIEKLPGTYPFSLETSVRTYRINQYLHQLVEPEFRVRFLGDAESTFEEAGLTEVERKMITERDWRAMIHYGVIFFLLEKLGAVVGVSNLHIYAAMRGESLDTFRQTRNAPGALYSVAGKVDKDLAWNSEIRK